A stretch of the Thermoproteota archaeon genome encodes the following:
- a CDS encoding 3-hydroxyacyl-CoA dehydrogenase NAD-binding domain-containing protein: protein MVLLIRRIAVLGAGTMGHGIAQVAAMAGYEVVMRDIKEEFVQSGLNRIRASLEKFVKKGKISEEEVNEVLSRIRTTLDLEEAVRDADFVIEAIPEVFDIKADTFRTVDRVAPSHAVIATNTSSLPITELASVTSRPDKFVGMHFFNPPQLMKLVEVVRGAKTSDETINITVDLAKSMGKVPVVVAKDVPGFIVNRVLVRWLNEACLIMEREGVDKLLIDAALKGKAGLPMGAFELSDFIGLDVMRDIIDAMVQRGFILTPCKSWKELPEGGKLGRKSGQGFYDWSSGRPNIPADPDAPFDPVEILSMAINEAAWLVRSGVASAEDVDKAVVLGLNFPKGPLKMADEMGLDRVKAVIEAKKKRYGLPEYEVDPLITEKVGRGELGVKSGRGFFDYGLKEKEFGPVLYRETPPIAWIIINRPDKLNAINLDVVKGIMSALDEAESEAIRVVVITGEGRAFSAGADVTMFKELKPIEAFELSKRLNEAFRRIREFRKPVIAMVNGFALGGGLELAMACDLRVASDRAQFGQPEITLGIITGAGGSYRLPELVGKAKAKELLFTGDLIGADEALRIGLVNRVAPHDKLEEETRSLAMKVAERPAKALEIYKALLNGTKLDAETLAFGLVFGTEDSKEGINAFLDKRKPEFKGR, encoded by the coding sequence GTGGTCCTGTTGATCCGTCGGATTGCTGTTTTAGGAGCCGGTACGATGGGGCATGGTATCGCGCAGGTAGCTGCTATGGCTGGATATGAAGTGGTAATGAGAGACATAAAGGAGGAATTCGTTCAGAGCGGGCTTAACAGGATAAGGGCCAGCTTGGAAAAGTTCGTTAAAAAGGGCAAGATTTCGGAGGAAGAAGTGAACGAGGTGCTATCGAGAATAAGGACGACTCTTGATTTAGAAGAGGCCGTCAGAGATGCAGACTTCGTTATAGAGGCCATTCCAGAGGTTTTCGACATAAAGGCCGATACGTTCAGGACGGTTGATAGGGTAGCGCCTAGCCATGCCGTAATAGCCACGAACACGAGCAGTCTCCCCATAACCGAGCTGGCGTCAGTCACCTCTCGGCCTGATAAGTTCGTTGGAATGCACTTCTTCAATCCTCCCCAGCTGATGAAGCTCGTAGAAGTGGTCAGGGGAGCGAAGACCTCCGATGAGACGATCAACATCACGGTCGATTTGGCGAAATCCATGGGTAAGGTGCCCGTAGTCGTGGCCAAGGACGTCCCGGGCTTCATCGTGAACAGGGTGCTGGTGAGGTGGCTTAACGAGGCCTGCCTGATCATGGAGAGGGAAGGAGTGGATAAGCTCCTCATAGATGCGGCGCTCAAGGGCAAAGCCGGTCTCCCGATGGGTGCCTTCGAGCTGTCCGATTTCATCGGTCTTGACGTGATGAGGGACATAATCGACGCGATGGTCCAGAGAGGCTTCATCCTCACCCCGTGCAAGAGCTGGAAGGAGCTCCCCGAGGGTGGAAAGCTGGGCAGGAAGAGCGGCCAGGGCTTCTACGACTGGTCCTCAGGGAGACCCAACATACCCGCCGACCCCGATGCGCCCTTCGATCCAGTAGAGATCCTAAGCATGGCCATAAACGAGGCAGCGTGGCTGGTCAGGAGCGGAGTAGCCTCAGCAGAGGATGTCGATAAGGCTGTCGTACTGGGACTCAACTTTCCGAAGGGGCCCCTCAAGATGGCTGATGAGATGGGATTGGATAGAGTAAAGGCGGTGATAGAGGCTAAGAAGAAAAGGTACGGCCTCCCGGAGTACGAGGTGGATCCCCTAATCACCGAGAAGGTGGGCAGGGGAGAGCTGGGGGTGAAGTCCGGCAGAGGTTTCTTCGATTACGGACTCAAGGAGAAGGAGTTTGGACCGGTCCTGTATCGGGAAACCCCACCGATAGCTTGGATCATCATTAACAGGCCGGATAAGCTCAATGCGATTAACCTGGATGTCGTGAAGGGAATAATGTCGGCGCTCGACGAAGCTGAGAGCGAGGCCATCAGGGTGGTGGTGATCACCGGTGAGGGAAGGGCATTCAGTGCGGGAGCCGATGTGACCATGTTCAAAGAGCTAAAACCCATTGAAGCCTTTGAACTCTCAAAGAGACTTAATGAGGCCTTTAGAAGGATAAGAGAGTTCCGAAAACCTGTCATCGCCATGGTGAACGGTTTCGCATTGGGTGGGGGCTTGGAACTGGCGATGGCCTGCGATCTGAGGGTAGCAAGCGACAGGGCGCAGTTCGGACAACCCGAGATAACTTTGGGGATAATAACCGGGGCGGGTGGATCCTACAGGCTCCCTGAACTTGTAGGGAAAGCCAAAGCCAAGGAGCTTTTGTTTACGGGGGATCTCATAGGCGCTGACGAGGCCCTCAGGATAGGGCTGGTGAATAGAGTTGCCCCTCACGATAAACTGGAGGAGGAAACTAGGTCACTGGCTATGAAGGTAGCTGAGAGACCAGCGAAGGCCCTAGAGATATACAAGGCTCTCCTGAATGGCACCAAGTTGGATGCGGAGACCTTGGCTTTCGGGCTGGTATTCGGGACTGAGGACTCTAAGGAGGGAATAAACGCCTTCTTAGATAAGAGGAAGCCCGAGTTCAAGGGTAGATGA
- a CDS encoding PRC-barrel domain-containing protein, with the protein MARKISELYEMQVYTSDGQYLGITEDFVFDDVEGRLAALVVSTGRRGERRTIPYDAVKACKDIYIVQV; encoded by the coding sequence ATGGCTAGGAAGATTTCGGAACTCTATGAGATGCAGGTATATACAAGCGATGGTCAGTATCTTGGGATAACGGAGGATTTCGTTTTCGACGATGTGGAGGGAAGGTTGGCCGCCCTAGTGGTCTCCACGGGAAGGAGGGGCGAGCGGAGGACAATACCCTACGATGCTGTGAAGGCTTGCAAGGACATATACATAGTTCAGGTCTGA
- a CDS encoding acetate--CoA ligase family protein, whose product MISLEPREIVAKAKEEGRKVLLEHEAKELIASYGIPVTKIRLARSEDEAIEAAREIGFPVVLKIVSPDVIHKSDIGGVKVNLKTEEEVRNAYRGILESVKANVPNARITGILVQEFAPQGLELIIGLIRDPQFGPTVMFGLGGIFVEVYRDVSFRVAPLSEYDADSMIKEIKAYKLLIGFRGMEPVDLEALKDALIKVGQMGLDIEEIAEMDLNPVIAYPKGIKVVDARIILR is encoded by the coding sequence GTGATCTCATTGGAGCCCCGGGAGATCGTTGCTAAGGCCAAGGAGGAGGGAAGGAAGGTTCTCTTGGAGCATGAAGCCAAGGAGCTCATAGCTAGTTACGGAATACCTGTAACCAAGATACGCCTAGCTAGAAGTGAGGATGAGGCTATCGAGGCCGCTAGAGAGATAGGATTTCCCGTCGTTTTGAAGATAGTGTCTCCAGATGTCATCCACAAGAGTGACATCGGAGGGGTTAAGGTTAACCTGAAAACTGAGGAAGAAGTTAGAAATGCTTACAGGGGTATTCTGGAGAGCGTGAAGGCCAACGTACCTAACGCGAGGATAACTGGCATACTCGTTCAGGAGTTCGCTCCCCAAGGCCTAGAGTTGATAATAGGTCTGATCAGGGATCCCCAGTTCGGGCCCACGGTCATGTTCGGACTGGGCGGTATATTCGTCGAGGTGTACAGGGATGTCTCCTTCAGGGTAGCTCCTCTCTCAGAATACGACGCGGACTCCATGATTAAAGAGATCAAGGCCTACAAGCTGCTTATCGGGTTCAGGGGAATGGAACCGGTTGATCTGGAGGCCCTCAAGGATGCTCTCATAAAGGTGGGTCAGATGGGACTTGACATTGAGGAGATAGCTGAGATGGATTTAAATCCGGTCATTGCATATCCGAAGGGGATAAAGGTCGTTGACGCTAGGATCATTCTGAGGTGA